Proteins encoded in a region of the Drosophila busckii strain San Diego stock center, stock number 13000-0081.31 chromosome 2L, ASM1175060v1, whole genome shotgun sequence genome:
- the LOC108605648 gene encoding neuropeptide-like 4, giving the protein MFKLLVVFFAALFAVALAAPEPHPRAAPAPVPVASPEPSPQFYYGGSPYAYSAYSGYASPYAYYG; this is encoded by the exons ATGTTCAAGCTG CTGGTTGTCTTCTTCGCCGCTCTGTTCGCCGTTGCCTTGGCTGCCCCAGAGCCCCACCCTCGTGCTGCACCTGCTCCAGTGCCTGTCGCTAGTCCAGAGCCATCGCCGCAGTTCTATTATGGTGGCAGCCCCTACGCCTACTCAGCTTACTCGGGATATGCCTCCCCCTACGCTTATTACGGTTAA
- the LOC108595833 gene encoding odorant receptor 22c, which translates to MINVARPPPPIAGSFYSISRFSGLPVGIWPQRQRGCGKQLLCVFSFLVILMGAVGEILYGVLNLSNLVSALEAFCPGCTKAVCVLKLCHFFWSQPHWYALKQRVRQQLWSSQDAAAQRILQRSSRAAHRFSLLLFVSGMTTNTFFNALPLIKALYRYIYGLEGQVELPFNIILPGFATQPRWFPLTYLLLFASGACTVFTFSCVDGFFLCSCMYISGVFNVIQQDIRETFLPLIKVDRATGGMNFVVQQRLADIVERHNAIIDLCTDLTRQITVIVLMHFLSAAFVLCSTILDIMLNSSSLSGLTYISYSVAAMTQLFLYCYGGNHVSESSAAVAQTLYDTEWYKCDVRTRKMILMILQRSQRAKTIAVPFFTPSLPAFTSILSTTGSYITLLKTFL; encoded by the exons ATGATTAACGTCGCGCGGCCACCGCCACCAATTGCAGGCAGCTTTTATAGCATATCACGCTTCTCTGGACTGCCCGTGGGCATTTGGCCGCAACGCCAGCGAggctgtggcaagcagctgctttgtgTGTTCAGCTTTCTGGTCATACTGATGGGTGCCGTGGGCGAGATACTGTACGGCGTGCTAAATCTGAGTAATCTGGTTTCAGCGCTGGAAGCTTTCTGTCCCGGCTGCACCAAGGCCGTCTGTGTGCTCAAGCTGTGCCACTTCTTCTGGAGTCAGCCGCACTGGTACGCGCTGAAGCAGCGTGTGCGTCAACAGCTCTGGAGCAGTCAGGATGCAGCTGCTCAGCGCATATTGCAGCGCAGCTCGCGAGCGGCCCATCGtttctcgctgctgctgttcgtcTCCGGCATGACCACAAATACGTTCTTCAATGCGCTGCCGCTGATCAAGGCGCTCTATCGTTACATTTACGGCTTGGAGGGACAAGTGGAGCTGCCCTTTAATATCAT CTTGCCTGGCTTTGCCACGCAGCCGCGTTGGTTTCCGCTCACgtatctgctgctgtttgcctcTGGGGCATGCACTGTGTTTACCTTTAGCTGTGTCGATGGCTTCTTTCTCTGCAGCTGCATGTACATCAGCGGCGTCTTCAATGTCATACAGCAGGACATACGCGAGACTTTCCTGCCGCTGATCAAAG TGGACCGTGCCACGGGCGGCATGAACTTTGTGGTGCAGCAACGTCTGGCGGACATTGTGGAGCGTCACAATGCGATTATCGATCTGTGCACCGACCTGACCCGCCAGATTACCGTTATCGTTTTAATGCACTTCCTGTCCGCAGCCTTCGTGCTCTGCTCCACCATTTTAGACATCATGTTG AACTCTTCATCACTTAGCGGCTTAACCTACATCAGCTACAGCGTTGCCGCAATGACACAGCTATTTCTTTATTGCTATGGCGGCAATCACGTCAGCGAGAGT agcgctgctgttgcccagACGCTGTACGACACTGAGTGGTACAAATGCGATGTGAGGACtagaaaaatgattttaatgaTATTACAACGCTCGCAGCGGGCGAAAACAATTGCGGTGCCTTTCTTTACGCCCTCCCTGCCGGCCTTTACCTCG ATACTCAGCACAACCGGCTCATATATCACGCTGCTCAAGACGTTTCTGTAA
- the LOC108596877 gene encoding zwei Ig domain protein zig-8 gives MPIFDFGMPRNITGRTGHTEAIIKCRVDSLHDKSVSWIRKRDLHILTVGTATYTSDKRFQVSESKDSREWTLHVKSPLAKDSGIYECQVNTEPKISMAFQLNIIEISPDAKAVISGPHDLHFKAGSAIILNCVVKQPSSVKDIGPIYWYRGEHMITPFDADEQDNELQLSQQPAESPSLNEILSTDLQKDFATRIAMESQLGDTLKSRLRISNAQTTDTGNYTCQPTTASSASVLVHVINDENPAAMQKSASPALEQHLGLLLLLLLPAFAY, from the exons ATGccaatttttgattttggtaTGCCGCGCAACATCACCGGACGCACCGGCCATACGGaagctataattaaatgccGCGTGGATAGTCTGCACGATAAGTCG GTATCCTGGATACGCAAGCGTGATCTGCATATACTGACCGTCGGCACAGCCACATACACCTCCGACAAACGTTTCCAG GTATCGGAGTCAAAAGATTCACGCGAATGGACGCTGCATGTGAAGTCTCCGCTGGCCAAGGATAGCGGCATCTATGAATGCCAAGTGAACACAGAGCCCAAGATCTCAATGGCCTTCCAGTTGAATATCATTG AAATCTCACCAGATGCTAAGGCAGTGATAAGCGGACCACATGATTTACATTTCAAAGCGGGCAGCGCCATTATACTCAACTGTGTTGTCAAGCAGCCCTCGTCGGTAAAGGACATCGGACCAATCTATTGGTATCGCGGCGAGCACATGATCACACCCTTCGATGCCGACGAGCAGGACAACGAACTGCAGTTAAGCCAGCAGCCAGCGGAGTCGCCCTCGCTGAACGAGATACTCAGCACGGATTTGCAAAAGGATTTCGCCACACGCATTGCCATGGAATCGCAGCTGGGGGACACGCTCAAGTCAAG ATTGCGCATCTCCAATGCTCAGACGACGGACACGGGTAACTACACCTGTCAGCCCACTACGGCGAGCAGTGCCAGCGTTTTGGTTCACGTAATTAACG ATGAGAATCCCGCTGCGATGCAAAAGAGCGCGTCTCCAGCGCTAGAGCAGCATTTGGGTCtactcctgctgctgctgctgccagcgttCGCGTATTAG